Proteins from one Puntigrus tetrazona isolate hp1 chromosome 10, ASM1883169v1, whole genome shotgun sequence genomic window:
- the synj1 gene encoding synaptojanin-1 isoform X2, whose product MAFSKGYRIYHKLDPPPYSVIVETRNREECLMFESGAVAVLSAAEKETIKTSYTKMLDAYGILGVLRLNLGDSMLHSLVVVTGCSSVGKVQDSEVFRVTGTDFVSLKNDPTDEDRIADVRKVLNSGNFYFAWSSTGVSLDLSLNAHRRIREDTSDNRFFWNQSLHLHLKHYGVNCDDWLLRLMCGGVEIRTIYAGHKQAKACVISRLSSERAGTRFNVRGTNDDGQVANFVETEQVIFLDDRVSSFIQIRGSIPLFWEQPGIQVGSHRVKLSRGFEANAPAFERHFSALRRLYGKQVIINLLGMKEGEHMLSKAFQSHLKASEHSNAVRMLNFDYHQMVKGGKTEKLNSVLKPQISKFLEECGFFYYSGETGIQRCQGGTIRSNCLDCLDRTNSVQAFIALEMLPKQLEDMGLTEKPQLVARFQEVFRTMWSTNGDSISKIYAGTGALDGKAKLKDGARSVTRTIQNNFFDSSKQEAIDILRLGSTLNSDLADKARALLTTSSLYVSEPILQSASPRVLLGMCQNHFKYTRPKKIRVCVGTWNVNGGKQFRSIAFRNHTLNDWLLDAPKKAGHPEFQDGRSSPVDIFAIGFEEMVELNAGNIVSASTTNQKLWAAELQKNISRDHKYVLLASEQLVGVCLFVFIRPQHAPFIRDVAVDTVKTGMGGATGNKGGVAIRMLFHTTSICFLCSHFAAGQSQVKERNDDYNEITRKLSFPMGRLLYSHDYVFWCGDFNYRINIPNEETKELIRQQNWDALIAGDQLVEQKNAGQVFRGFIEGKLDFAPTYKYDLFSEDYDTSEKCRTPAWTDRVLWKRRKWNFDKTAEELELNVVGAPVNEEDQCPWSPGELKYYGRAELKTSDHRPVVAIIDVDVLEVDPEARHQVYKEVIALQGPPDGTILVSLCTSGPDDYFDDALIDDLLDKFANFGEVILIRFVEEKMWVTFLEGYSALAALSLSGSTVNGKTIDIRLRSPGWIKSLEEEMSVERICGSIPTSTSSTLLAENSDMGEEYDMEGDVDEEIEDILPQHLQPGAGMDLGASPATSPRTSPCPSPTHGEPAPPIRPSRAPPRTAGPPQGGLSPASIRRELAGSPVDGQPAGPFYSQALEPKRPPPPRPNAPPARPAPPQRPPPPSGQKSPALARADAAGRGQATGSAPGGAPRPIPPRAGVISVPPQARPPPPAHPGAPRPTAEVHPGAPRPSPDNHPGAPRPVPEPQSKPSELPLGPPPTLPGPMRPQMTSPMQPQSVSPVQPPAQPQPPPPVQAQLPPPMQPTLPAPLVPQPAPQASAGAAAAPQPGLASPKPPPRSRSSHALPPESAPAPASQAKDMNGVQREAQWKLDPFDMLNTQSLFQNSSFSASLPRSSSSSTPSPSSSSTLPGSLSLFSAPDTSSAPCLLPPPVPSRSKSQETLRSSPNPFLAEAQPRPNSTNPFTNNLLTSPRRSLTPDFYTQLQAQEARSGLNRAMSAVVHSSTLPPSFSRQPSLIPATAAAPAKQTQKWVTFDDDSDFLSMKVPSAVGTGPPLIPTSSSLPFPQLQSSIPSSGFGMDSNWTSLPTSTFPTIPPPVPTRTNTSIKNAHIPSRNEFTER is encoded by the exons ATGGCATTCAGTAAAGGTTATCGTATTTACCACAAACTGGATCCACCTCCATACAGTGTGATTGTGGAGACCAGAAATCGAGAGGAATGCCTGATGTTCGAGTCTGGAGCCGTCGCTGTACTGT CGGCCGCAGAGAAGGAGACCATCAAGACTTCATACACCAAGATGTTGGATGCTTATGGAATCCTGGGAGTTCTTCGTCTTAACCTTG GGGATTCTATGCTGCACAGCCTGGTGGTCGTAACAGGCTGCAGTTCAGTGGGAAAAGTCCAGGATTCAGAGGTTTTTCGGGTAACAGGCACTGATTTCGTCTCTCTGAAAAACGACCCCACGGATGAGGACCGCATCGCTGATGTCAGGAAGGTCTTAAACTCTGGTAACTTCTATTTCGCCTGGTCCTCCACCGGAGTGAGTCTGGACCTCAGCTTGAACGCGCACCGCAGAATTCGAGAAGACACATCCGATAATCGTTTTTTCTG GAACCAGTCCCTCCATCTCCATCTCAAGCATTATGGGGTGAACTGTGATGACTGGCTACTGAGGTTGATGTGTGGCGGAGTGGAGATCCGCACCATCTATGCTGGGCACAAGCAGGCCAAAGCTTGCGTGATTTCTCGGCTCAGCTCAGAGAGAGCAGGCACGCGTTTCAATGTCCGAGGCACAAATGACGACGGCCAGGTGGCCAACTTTGTGGAGACTGAGCAG GTTATTTTCCTTGATGACAGAGTATCCTCCTTCATTCAGATCCGAGGGTCAATACCTCTGTTCTGGGAGCAGCCAGGAATTCAG GTCGGATCTCATCGTGTTAAGCTGTCCCGTGGTTTTGAAGCGAATGCACCGGCTTTTGAGAG ACACTTTAGTGCCCTGAGGAGGCTGTATGGCAAACAGGTGATCATCAACCTGCTGGGTATGAAGGAGGGTGAACACATGCTCAGCAAAGCATTCCAG AGTCACCTAAAGGCTTCAGAGCATTCAAACGCTGTGAGAATGTTGAACTTTGACTATCATCAGATGGTTAAAGGTGGGAAGACTGAAAAGCTCAACAGTGTCTTGAAACCTCAGATCAGCAAGTTTTTAGAGGAATGTGGCTTCTTCTACTATTCAGGAGAGACCGGCATTCAGAG ATGTCAAGGTGGGACCATTCGTTCCAATTGTCTAGACTGCTTGGACAGAACAAACAGCGTCCAGGCCTTCATTGCACTtgag ATGCTTCCAAAACAACTGGAAGACATGGGTCTGACCGAGAAACCTCAGCTGGTGGCACGTTTTCAGGAGGTTTTCCGCACCATGTGGTCCACCAATGGAGACTCGATCAGCAAGATCTACGCAGGCACTGGTGCTCTGGATGGCAAGGCTAAG CTAAAAGACGGAGCTCGCTCGGTCACTAGAACCATTCAGAACAACTTCTTTGACAGCTCTAAACAGGAAGCCATTGACATCCTAAGACTGGGCAGCACATTGAACAGTGACCTGGCAGATAAGGCACGAGCCCTCCTCACAACCAGCAGCCTGTATG TCTCTGAGCCCATTTTACAGTCAG CCTCTCCCAGAGTGCTTCTGGGCATGTGTCAGAACCACTTCAAGTACACGCGTCCCAAaaagatcagagtgtgtgtgggtaCGTGGAACGTGAACGGGGGCAAGCAGTTCCGCAGTATCGCGTTCCGTAACCACACGCTCAATGATTGGCTCCTGGACGCCCCTAAGAAGGCCGGCCACCCGGAATTCCAGG ATGGAAGATCCAGCCCAGTGGATATCTTTGCTATTGGCTTTGAGGAAATGGTGGAGCTGAATGCTGGAAATATCGTCAGCGCTAG CACCACTAATCAGAAGCTATGGGCTGCAGAACTGCAGAAGAACATCTCACGAGATCACAAATATGTGCTGCTGGCCTCAGAGCAGCTGGTGGGTGTGTGTCTGTTCGTCTTCATACGCCCTCAGCATGCACCATTCATCAG AGACGTTGCTGTGGACACAGTAAAGACTGGAATGGGCGGAGCCACTGGTAATAAAGGGGGTGTGGCTATACGCATGCTCTTCCACACCACCAGCATCTGCTTTTTGTGCTCACACTTTGCCGCCGGCCAATCACAGGTCAAAGAAAGAAACGACGACTACAATGAAATTACACGCAAACTGTCCTTCCCCATG ggcCGGCTTCTGTACTCCCATGATTATGTATTCTGGTGTGGAGACTTCAACTACCGAATAAATATTCCTAATGAAGAGACTAAAGAGCTGATCAGACAGCAAAACTGGGATGCACTGATTGCTGGAGATCAACTGGTAGAGCAGAAGAATGCTGGACAG GTTTTTAGAGGCTTTATTGAAGGGAAGCTGGATTTTGCCCCCACATACAAATACGACCTGTTTTCGGAGGACTACGACACCAGTGAGAAGTGCCGTACACCAGCCTGGACTGACCGTGTGCTCTGGAAAAGAAGGAAGTGGAACTTTGATAAAACTG CGGAAGAGTTGGAGTTGAATGTAGTAGGAGCACCAGTGAATGAGGAAGATCAGTGCCCATGGAGCCCTGGAGAGCTGAAATATTATGGTAGAGCAGAGCTCAAAACCTCTGATCACAG GCCTGTGGTAGCCATCATAGATGTGGATGTACTTGAGGTGGATCCAGAGGCCAGGCATCAGGTGTATAAGGAAGTAATCGCTCTGCAGGGTCCACCGGATGGCACCATCCTTGTCTCTCTCTGCACGTCTGGTCCTGATGACTACTTTGATGATGCACTGATTGATGACCTGTTGGACAAGTTTGCTAATTTTGGGGAGGTTATTCTTATCAG GTTTGTAGAAGAGAAAATGTGGGTGACCTTTTTGGAGGGATATTCTGCTCTAGCAGCTCTATCTTTAAGCGGCTCTACT GTGAATGGCAAGACCATAGACATTCGTCTGAGGAGTCCAGGTTGGATAAAGAGTCTAGAAGAGGAAATGAGTGTGGAGAGAATTTGTGGCAGCATCCCAACATCCACCAGCTCCACTCTTCTGGCAGAAAACTCTGACATGGGAGAGGAGTATGACATGGAAG GTGATGTAGATGAGGAGATTGAGGATATTTTACCCCAGCACCTGCAGCCTGGAGCAGGCATGGATCTAGGCGCATCCCCCGCCACTTCCCCACGCACCAGCCCCTGCCCCTCTCCTACCCACGGAGAACCTGCACCCCCCATCCGGCCCAGCAGAGCCCCTCCACGTACAGCTGGACCACCACAGG GAGGATTAAGCCCAGCATCCATTAGAAGGGAATTGGCAG GTTCTCCTGTTGATGGTCAGCCAGCTGGACCTTTCTATTCACAGGCACTAGAGCCAAAACGCCCCCCTCCTCCACGCCCCAACGCTCCACCAGCCCGACCCGCACCTCCGCAGCGCCCACCACCACCCTCAG gacaaaaaagCCCAGCTTTAGCGCGTGCAGATGCAGCTG GTCGAGGTCAAGCCACCGGATCAGCCCCTGGAGGCGCCCCAAGGCCC attCCACCTCGAGCAGGAGTCATCAGCGTCCCTCCTCAGGCTAGACCTCCACCTCCTGCTCATCCCGGGGCCCCCAGACCCACAGCAGAGGTGCATCCTGGGGCCCCACGACCCTCTCCTGATAATCACCCTGGAGCACCAAGACCCGTTCCTGAACCCCAAAGCAAACCATCTGAACTCCCTCTGG GTCCACCCCCGACACTGCCAGGTCCCATGAGGCCTCAGATGACATCACCCATGCAGCCCCAGTCCGTGTCGCCCGTGCAGCCTCCAGCGCAGCCGCAGCCACCCCCACCCGTACAAGCCCAGCTCCCTCCACCAATGCAGCCCACCTTACCTGCCCCGCTGGTCCCTCAGCCCGCTCCTCAAGCGTCTGCTGGAGCCGCTGCCGCCCCTCAGCCCGGACTGGCATCTCCCAAGCCTCCGCCCCGGAGCCGGTCCTCTCACGCACTGCCACCTGAGTCTGCTCCTGCTCCCGCATCTCAG GCCAAGGACATGAATGGAGTCCAAAGAGAAGCACAATGGAAACTAGACCCCTTCGACATGCTTAACACCCAGTCCCTCTTCCAAAACTCATCGTTCTCCGCTTCCCTGCCtcgctcctcttcctcatccacCCCCTCCCCTTCTTCTTCCTCCACGTTGCCCGGCTCCCTCTCCCTGTTCTCTGCTCCGGACACCAGCAGCGCTCCATGTCTCCTGCCTCCCCCCGTTCCCTCCCGCAGCAAATCCCAGGAGACCCTCCGTTCATCCCCCAATCCGTTCCTCGCAGAAGCCCAACCCAGACCCAACAGCACCAACCCTTTCACCAACAACTTGTTGACCTCCCCACGCCGATCTCTCACGCCTGATTTCTACACCCAGCTGCAGGCCCAAGAAGCCAGGTCAGGCCTCAACAGGGCCATGTCAGCTGTGGTTCACAGTTCAACTCTTCCACCGTCGTTCTCCAGACAGCCATCCTTAATTCCTGCTACAGCAGCAGCCCCAGccaaacaaacccaaaaatgGGTCACATTCGATGACGATTCAGACTTCCTTTCAATGAAGGTTCCATCCGCAGTTGGGACCGGCCCGCCGCTTATACCCACATCCTCATCCCTTCCCTTCCCACAGCTCCAGAGCAGCATCCCCAGCTCAGGCTTTGGCATGGACAGCAACTGGACGTCGCTTCCCACTTCCACGTTTCCCACAATCCCTCCTCCAGTCCCAACCAGAACTAATACCAGCATCAAAAACGCCCACATCCCTTCCAGAAACGAATTTACAGAGAGATGA